One genomic segment of Chitinophaga sancti includes these proteins:
- a CDS encoding NADP-dependent malic enzyme, which translates to MARKQNKQDALDYHALGRPGKIEVIPTKNTKTQWDLSLAYSPGVAEPCKEIHKDVENVYKYTAKGNLVAVISNGTAVLGLGDIGPEAGKPVMEGKAVLFKIFADIDVFDIELNTKNVDEFVNVVKAMEPTFGGINLEDIKSPECFEIEDRLKKELKIPIMHDDQHGTAIISSAALLNSMDLVKKDITKVKIVFNGAGAAAMACVKLYVSLGARKENIIMFDKDGVISTSREGLSELHRQFATTANVNSLADALKGADVFVGLSVGNVVTPEMIKSMAENPVVFAMANPDPEIAYELAIASRPDVIMATGRSDHPNQVNNVLGFPYIFRGALDVRATQINEAMKLAAVNALAELAKEPVPDIVNLAYNEKNIYFGPRYIIPKPLDPRLLSHVAPAVAKAAMESGVAQQPIANWEEYTNVLNKRLGLDNQLFRVIGTKARQDPRKVVFAEADNLKVLKASQVVRDEGIAYPILLGNEQRIRNLAAENGIELEDTVIIDPKSDEMTEKRHEYGELFFQKRQRKGFNQYEAKKVMRERNYFGCMMVETGEADALISGLTRNYPDTIRPALHVIGTAPNVKRVAGMYIINTKRGPLFLADTTVNFNPTAEELAEITLLVAEEVRQFNITPRIAMVSYSNFGSSPTPEAQLVAKAREIVKMKEPSLIVDGEIQAAMAFNREILKDSYPFSELIDQEVNTLIFPNLTAGNVAYNLLQEVAGFDAIGPILLGIKKPVHILQLGSTVRQIVNMVNIAVVEAQHKCCK; encoded by the coding sequence ATGGCAAGAAAACAGAACAAGCAGGATGCTTTAGACTATCATGCTTTAGGTCGGCCTGGGAAGATCGAAGTAATACCTACTAAAAACACCAAAACACAATGGGACCTCTCACTCGCTTATTCTCCTGGAGTAGCAGAGCCCTGCAAGGAAATTCACAAAGACGTAGAAAATGTTTATAAATATACTGCCAAGGGCAACCTGGTAGCAGTGATCAGCAATGGAACTGCTGTACTGGGTCTGGGCGATATCGGCCCTGAGGCAGGTAAGCCGGTGATGGAAGGAAAGGCGGTATTGTTCAAGATCTTCGCAGATATTGATGTGTTTGATATTGAATTGAATACCAAGAATGTAGATGAATTCGTGAACGTGGTAAAGGCCATGGAACCTACCTTCGGTGGGATCAACCTGGAAGATATTAAGAGCCCTGAGTGTTTTGAAATCGAGGACCGCCTGAAAAAGGAACTGAAGATCCCGATCATGCACGATGACCAGCATGGTACTGCCATCATCTCGAGTGCTGCTTTGCTGAACTCCATGGACCTTGTGAAGAAGGATATTACGAAAGTAAAGATTGTTTTCAATGGCGCCGGTGCGGCAGCGATGGCCTGCGTAAAATTGTACGTATCCCTGGGTGCAAGAAAAGAGAACATCATCATGTTCGACAAGGATGGTGTGATTAGCACCAGTCGCGAAGGTTTGTCAGAACTGCACCGCCAGTTTGCAACAACAGCGAATGTAAACTCTCTGGCAGATGCGCTGAAAGGGGCAGATGTATTTGTAGGTTTATCAGTAGGTAATGTGGTAACACCGGAAATGATCAAGTCAATGGCTGAAAATCCGGTCGTATTCGCGATGGCGAACCCCGATCCTGAGATTGCTTATGAGCTGGCGATTGCCTCCCGTCCTGATGTGATCATGGCGACAGGTCGTTCCGATCATCCTAACCAGGTGAACAATGTATTGGGTTTCCCATACATCTTCCGTGGTGCGCTGGATGTACGTGCCACACAGATCAACGAAGCCATGAAACTTGCTGCTGTCAACGCACTGGCAGAACTGGCGAAGGAACCGGTACCAGATATCGTGAACCTGGCTTACAATGAAAAAAATATCTATTTCGGCCCCCGTTATATCATTCCAAAACCCCTGGATCCTCGCCTGCTCAGTCATGTAGCACCTGCAGTGGCAAAAGCAGCGATGGAAAGTGGTGTTGCGCAGCAACCAATAGCAAACTGGGAAGAGTATACGAATGTACTAAACAAACGCCTTGGACTGGACAACCAGCTCTTCCGCGTGATCGGTACCAAAGCCCGTCAGGATCCACGCAAGGTGGTATTTGCAGAAGCAGATAACCTGAAGGTACTAAAAGCTTCACAGGTAGTAAGAGACGAAGGTATCGCTTACCCGATCCTGCTGGGTAATGAACAAAGGATCAGGAACCTCGCTGCAGAAAATGGTATCGAACTGGAAGATACTGTGATCATCGATCCTAAGAGCGATGAGATGACAGAGAAACGCCATGAATATGGTGAATTGTTCTTCCAGAAACGTCAGCGTAAAGGCTTTAACCAGTACGAAGCGAAGAAGGTAATGCGTGAGCGTAACTACTTCGGCTGTATGATGGTGGAAACTGGTGAGGCAGATGCATTGATCTCTGGTCTGACACGTAACTATCCGGATACCATCCGTCCGGCATTGCATGTAATTGGTACTGCGCCCAACGTAAAGCGAGTGGCAGGTATGTACATCATCAATACCAAGCGTGGTCCGCTGTTCCTGGCCGATACGACTGTCAACTTTAATCCTACTGCCGAAGAGCTGGCCGAAATCACACTGCTGGTTGCTGAGGAAGTAAGACAATTCAATATCACTCCTCGCATTGCGATGGTATCTTATTCCAACTTTGGTTCCAGTCCAACCCCTGAGGCGCAGCTGGTAGCTAAGGCAAGAGAGATCGTGAAAATGAAGGAACCGTCACTGATCGTAGATGGTGAAATCCAGGCGGCGATGGCGTTCAATAGAGAAATCCTGAAGGATAGTTATCCGTTCAGTGAGCTGATAGACCAGGAAGTAAATACCCTGATCTTCCCGAACCTTACTGCGGGCAACGTAGCATACAACCTGTTGCAGGAAGTTGCGGGCTTTGATGCTATCGGGCCTATCCTGCTGGGTATCAAAAAACCAGTACATATTCTGCAATTGGGTAGTACCGTAAGGCAGATAGTGAACATGGTGAATATCGCTGTAGTAGAAGCACAACATAAATGCTGCAAATAA
- a CDS encoding ABC transporter permease, whose amino-acid sequence MEFRFFHHFGSYLLMLKGMFSRPENMKMYWKEFIRQCVDIGIGSLGIVFIISLFMGAVTTVQIAYQLVSPIIPKATIAQVVRDTIILEFAPTLTCIVLAGVVGSKIASELGNMRVSEQIDAQEIMGINTRGYLIMPKIIASLIMIPCLICIAGFLGIWGGLKAGEMGGILSAEQFWQGLRQEWKPYNIFFALFKSFVFAFIISSVPSYYGYYVQGGALEIGKASTRAVVVTCVLILFMDYILAAILLQN is encoded by the coding sequence ATGGAATTTAGATTCTTTCATCATTTCGGAAGCTACCTGCTTATGCTCAAAGGAATGTTTTCCCGCCCGGAAAACATGAAGATGTATTGGAAAGAGTTCATCAGGCAGTGTGTGGATATCGGTATTGGTTCATTGGGTATTGTATTCATCATCTCCCTCTTTATGGGAGCTGTAACCACTGTACAGATTGCCTACCAGCTGGTGAGCCCTATCATTCCCAAAGCTACAATAGCCCAGGTGGTGAGGGATACCATCATCCTCGAATTCGCCCCTACATTGACCTGTATCGTACTGGCCGGTGTAGTCGGTTCCAAAATTGCCTCTGAGCTGGGTAACATGCGTGTATCTGAGCAGATTGATGCACAGGAGATTATGGGTATCAACACCCGTGGTTACCTCATCATGCCAAAGATCATCGCTTCACTGATCATGATACCATGTCTGATCTGTATCGCTGGTTTCCTGGGTATATGGGGTGGTCTCAAAGCCGGTGAAATGGGCGGTATTCTTTCTGCAGAACAATTCTGGCAGGGTTTAAGACAGGAATGGAAACCTTATAATATCTTCTTCGCACTATTTAAATCATTCGTATTCGCGTTCATCATATCCAGTGTACCATCATATTATGGATATTATGTACAGGGTGGTGCGCTCGAAATTGGTAAGGCAAGTACCCGTGCCGTGGTGGTAACCTGTGTATTGATATTA
- a CDS encoding DUF4293 domain-containing protein produces MIQRIQSLYLLVAAGAAVGTWFLDIFKVTLSNDQVPKYFNAQSNFMIFVVYMLIVALSVFCIFLFKNRKLQFRLTVLDIFLAIVAIALQYFKVQDFVNAFETAGKTIASSNYLPGAFLPVLILIFLIMAARGIYKDEKLIKSLDRLR; encoded by the coding sequence ATGATACAACGCATTCAAAGTCTTTACCTTCTGGTAGCTGCCGGAGCTGCTGTAGGAACATGGTTTCTGGATATCTTCAAAGTGACCCTGAGTAATGATCAGGTACCTAAGTATTTCAATGCCCAGTCAAATTTTATGATATTTGTAGTCTACATGCTGATTGTAGCGCTATCCGTGTTCTGCATTTTCCTGTTTAAAAACCGGAAACTACAGTTCAGACTGACGGTGTTGGATATTTTTCTGGCGATAGTGGCGATCGCGTTGCAGTACTTTAAAGTGCAGGATTTTGTAAATGCATTCGAAACAGCAGGCAAAACGATTGCTTCGTCTAATTACCTGCCAGGTGCGTTTTTGCCGGTGTTGATCCTGATCTTCCTGATCATGGCAGCGAGAGGTATATATAAGGATGAAAAACTGATTAAATCTCTGGATAGATTGAGATAA